The genome window GCCTTAGAAGATAAAGCTGTACAATATATATTTAATAACGAAATAAAGCTTAAAGAAAAGAAATATACTAAGGAAGAGCTAGAGAAATATCTAGAGGCAGAAGAGCAACGTATTACTTTGATTTAAAGTTTATTAATTGTCATTGCGAGCATTCGTAGAATGCGTGGCAATCTCATGAAATAATAACCAACTCTTGAGATTGCTTCGCCTTGATTACTAAGTAATTCTTCTAGCAATGACGATGAAATCGATCCACAAAACAACACCTACTCGCTAAGTAATATTACTCCTGATTTTTTATAGTCTTTAAAGCTAGTTTAACTATTTTATTTACCCCTAGATTAGTGTAGGTAGAGATAGAAAAAACTTCTTTATTAGTAGCTTTCTGCAACTTATTTATTTTTTCTTGTATTTCCTCATCGGTAAGAACATCACATTTATTAATACATATGATTTCGATTTTATTTTTTAGATAATCGGAATATGATTCAAGCTCAAGACGTACCGTATTATAATCTGCCACTACATCATTACTAGAGCCGTCTATTAAATGTATTAATACATTACATCTTTCTATATGTTTTAAGAATTTATCGCCAAGTCCGTGACCTTGATGAGCTCCTTCGATCAAGCCTGGGATATCGGCTATAACAAATTCTTCATCGTCAACATATACTACTCCAAGATTCGGCACTAAAGTAGTAAAGGGATAATCGGCAATTTTAGGCTTGGCTGCTGTTACAACCGATAAAAAAGTAGATTTACCGGCATTTGGAAGACCCACAAGCCCAACATCAGAGAGAAGTTTTAAGCTTAAATGAATCCACATTTCTTCAGCAATTTCCCCTTCCGTACGCTTTCTTGGAGCTTGATTAACTGATGTTTTGAAATGGCTGTTACCAAGACCGCCGCTTCCTCCTTTAATCAGCTCAAAGCTTTGATCATCTTCAGTAAAGTCATGCAGTAATATGTGACCGTCCTCAGAAAAGATTTGAGTACCGATCGGAACATCAAGAACTAACGATTTTCCTGATTTACCGCTTCTATTCGAGCCTTTACCATTTTCGCCGTTTTCTGCGGTAAAATGCTGTTTATATCGATAATTTACTAGCGTATTAAGATGGTGATTACTCCTGAAAATAACACTACCGCCACGCCCACCGTCACCGCCGTCCGGTCCGCCTCTGTCAATAAATTTCTCACGATGAAAACTAACGCAACCATTCCCGCCGTTTCCACCTTTTATATATATTTTAACTTCATCAATAAAATTCATATTTGCCTTAGTGTCATACCGTGGCTTGACCACGGTATCCATAGATGTTTATTATTTTAAGTCTTTTCTGGATACCGTGGTCAAGCCACGGTATGACAGTGAGTTTTACCTCTCCCCAATTACCTTATACTCTCTATGTACATAACCGGTGTAAAGTTGTCTTGGTCTGCTGATTTTTTGTTCAGGGTCTTCGTGCATTTCTTTCCATTGTGCCATCCAGCCTACGGTTCTTGCTATTGCAAAAAGTACCGTGAACATTTGCGACGGTATACCCATAGCTTTATAGATAATACCAGAATAAAAATCAACATTTGGATATAATTTTCTCTCAATAAAATATTCATCTTTAAGAGCGATAGCTTCAAGTTCTATTGCTATTTGCAGAAGTGGGTTGTTTTCTAGCTGTCCGAGTTCCTTTAATACTTCTTTGCAGGTTTCTTTAAGTACTGCGGCACGCGGATCGTAGTTTTTATATACACGATGACCGAAGCCCATCAACCTAAATGGATCATTTTTATCCTTAGCTTTAGCTATATATTTAGGGATATTCTCAGAACTACCGATTTCTTTAAGCATATTTATTACCGCTTCATTAGCCCCGCCGTGAGCAGGTCCCCAAAGTGAGGCAATCCCTGTACTTACGCAAGCAAAAGGGTTAGCCCCAGATGAACCGGCAATTCGGACTGTTGAAGTAGAAGCGTTCTGCTCGTGGTCAGCATGTAGGATAAATATTTTATTAAGAGCATTTTTTATTATTGGATTTACTTTATATTTTGTACAAGGCGTTGCAAACATCATATGCAGAAAATTTTCGGTAAAATCTAGCGAATTATCAGGATAAATAAACGGTTGCCCTATAGAATATTTATAAGACATTGCGGCAATGGTAGGTATCTTAGCAATCATTCTAATAGCGGTAAGTTCGTAGTCTGCTTCTTTAAAATTCAGTAAATCAGGATAAAATGCCGAAAGAGAACCAACAGCCGCAAGCATAATAGCCATAGGATGAGAAGAGCTACAAAAAGTTTGAAATAAATAGTGTAATCTTTCATTCACTAATGAATGATGAGCAACCTGTTTAGTGAAATTACTATACTGCTCACTACTTGGTAATTCTCCATAGATTAACAAATATGCCACTTCTAAAAAATCGCTTTTCTCGGCTAAATCTTTAATGTCATATCCTCGATGCCGCAAGATTCCTTTATCACCGTCTATATAAGTGATAGTAGACTGACAAGAAGCAGTAGACATAAAGCCCGGGTCATAAGTAAAACAATCGGCTTCCGAAGATACCCTGCTTATATCGATTACATCCTCACCAATACTTGCTTTAAGTATAGGTAATTTAAATATTTTTCCTCTGATTTTTAATTCGGCAAATTCTGAATCATTATTATTTTCATTGGTCATATATATATACCCTTTGTTGTTATATATCAATATAACCTTAATTTCAGAAAATTAGAAATGAATTATTATTTATGAGGATTTAAAAATTTTCTTTGATATCTTGCTCAGCTTACAAGATTAATGAAAATTTAAAATGCACACGCTTCTACTTTCAACTGCAAGCCTAAAGCACTCAATAAAGAACCTATATTGTCGAAACTTGGATTACCTTTGCTAGATAACATTCTATATATATGTTGTCTATTTATGTGAGCTTCTTTAGAGATTTTTGCTATACCTCCTCTTGCTATAATGGCTTCTTTTAAAGTAGCCAAAAATAGCTCCTTATTATGATCTACGAAATATTGCTCTAACGCTTCATTAATATACCCAGCTAATATTTCCTCATTTTGCAATTTTTCTTTTAAATAATCTGTAAACTTTTCCATATAATACCTTAATTTCGTTTATAAACTTCTTCTATTATTTCTAAAGCTTTTTCAATATCTTTGCTTTGTGTATCTTTATTACCTGCATTTAATAGTAGAATAATTTTATTATCTTTTTCAGTAAAATATATTCTATAACCTTTGCCAAAGAAAAACCTAAGTTCATATAGTCTTCTTTTTATCTGCTTATGGTCACCATAAATTCCATATTCTAGTCGAACTAATCTATTAAGAATCCTACTATGCGTCTCTGTCTCTAATTTTTCTAACCAATCTTTAATATAAGATTTACCATTTTTTGTTATAAAAAATTGTATTTGTTTAGTTTTTTGCATATTAATCTTAATCAGAGATAATTATGTTGTCGCATAAATACGACTAGTTGTCCAGTAAAAAATTATTTTGAAAAGTACATGAAGCTGCGGATACTAGATTAATGTACAAGTTATTTAAGAAGTCTATTACTCACCAAATACTCCTTAATTTTGAGTAAATCATACCATGAGGTGCGTTTTTGCATAGGTTGGCGTAGTAGATAAGCAGGGTGGAAGATTGCCGTAGTTTGAATAGGAGCTGATAGATATTTATTGGTATAAAAATAATATTCTTGTCTAATTTTAGTAATACCCGAATTTTTCCCAAGTAAGCTAGTTGCAGCTGTGCTACCGACTAAAATAATTAGCTTAGGGCTAATAAGAGCAATGTGTTTTTCAACAAACGGTCTACAAATATCGACTTCTTCAAGTGTTGGCTGTCTATTAGCGGGAGGGCGCCAAAATACCGTATTAGTAATATAAGCGTTATTTTTCCGTGAAATTCCGATAGCGTGCAGCATATTATCAAGTAAATTGCCGCTTTCGCCGCAAAAAGGTATTCCTTTCAAATCCTCAGTACTTCCAGGAGCTTCGCCTATTAACATAATTTTAGCTTCCAAATTACCATCACCGAAAACCGTATTAGTAGCAAATTTCTCAAGTTCACAACCTTTAAAATTTAGTAGAGATTCTTTTAGTTCTTCGATATTATTAGCTTTATCGGCAAGAGATCTTGCTAAGGTTATATTATCATGAATTTTATCATTCATGTTGAATGCAGCTTCTTTTGTAGGCATAGGTTTTATACTCGTTGAACTTGAAAAATTATCTACGTCGTCTTTGTAAGACCTCGGATGCTGAACGTTTATTATACGCTCCGCTCCTCGGCTTACAGACTCCTTGCTCTTTTCCAAGTTGAACTTCGTATCCAAACCCTTCATTTCACAGGAGTATACTTGTGAATTTAACTGTAGCTTGGTATTATTACTCACTTTTAATTTCGGTGGATGCTCGTAGCAACAATATTCAACACCGATTGCACTTAACCATTTAAGCGTATTATTCATTATCTTAAAATAACATATGTTAACATATCATGTACCAAACGAACTAAATAACATAAGGCTTGATAAAGCTTTATCATCGCTTCTTGAAAATGTCTCTAGAAATCAAATCCAAAAAGCCATTAAAAGTTCTTGCGTACAAGTTAATGATGTAATTATTTCTGATCCTGATGTTTTGGTCAAGGAGAATGATATTATATTATTTTCTTTTAAAGAACCTGAAGAGCTAAAAATTGTAGCAGCAAATATAGCACTTGATATAATTTACGAAGATGATGATTTGATAGTAATTAACAAAGCTGCAGGTATGACGGTACACCCGGGAGCAGGGCATCATGATGATACTCTTGTTAATGCACTACTTCACCATACGAAAAATTTATCGGATATAGGTTCAGCAGAAAGACCAGGGATAGTGCATCGTTTGGATAAAGATACTACGGGCTTAATGGTAGTTGCTAAAAATAATAAAGCACATATGCTACTTGCAAATCAGATAGAACAAAGGCAGGTAATACGGAAATATAAAGCGTTAGTTTGGGGAGTAATTAATCCGCTAGAAGGATTCATTAAGAATAATATCGGTCACAGTAGAGTAGACCGCCAAAAAATGACCATATTAAAATATGGCGGTAAAGAAGCCGTGACACATTATAAAACTCTAGAATTGTTTCACAAGGGTACTATTAGTATGGTGGAGTGCAAACTTAGTACCGGTAGGACTCATCAAATTAGGGTACAGCTAAGCCATTTAAAGCATTCCGTAGTCGGTGATCAAACTTATGGTAATAACGACCGAAAAATTGCTCATTCCCCCCCTGAACTAAAAGCAAAATTAATTGATTTTAAACGTCAAGCCCTGCATTCTTGGTATTTAAGCTTTACTCATCCGACTAGTAATGAGATTATGGAATTCTCTTGTGAGTTGCCAAGGGATATGGAGGAGATTATAGCCACCGATGCACTGCACAAATTCATTGAACTTAAGAAACAAGCTTCTTTGGGTAGTATAGAAGATATTTTAGAGATGAAAAATCTAGGTAGAAAATGAGAACTTGACATAAATTGTATTACAACTATAATTACACTATGTGTTTATAATTGTAATACTTAAGAGTTATGTCTGCACTTACTGTAAGATTACCCGATGATTTAGCCGAGGAAGTAGCTAAAAGGGCTAAAAAACTTCATATTTCACGTAGTCAATATATTAGAAGATCTATTGAAACTATGAATAAAAGCCTATATGAGCAAGAAAGGAAGGAAAAATTATTTGCAATTAGTATGCGTACAAGAAAAGAAAGCATGAAAATAAATTCCGAATTTTCTAATATAGAGCATGACCCTGAAAATTAATCTCGGAGAAATTTGGCTTGCCGATTTAAATCCTAGAGTTGGTAGTGAGCTTGGTAAAACAAGACCTGTATTGATTATTCAAGATCAAGTATTATTGGACGCAAAACATCCTTCTACTTTAATCATTCCGCTAACAACTAATTTAATAGACGATGCTTTCCCTTTACGAATTCGTATTAAAGCTCATAATAAATTAGAAAGAGATTCAGATCTTTTAATAGACCAAATACGTAGCATAGATAATAAACGCTTAATTCTAGGGCCTCTAACTACTTGCAGTCCTATCATTATGCAAACAATATATAAAGCAATATTAGAAGTTATAGGAGTTGGACCTGTTCCGTGCAATATTCTATAAAACAAGTCTTGAGTAAAGCATCAGATAAATTAAATAAAATAGGCATCAATTCACCGCAATTAGAAGCACGAATTTTACTACAGCATGTTATAAATAAACCTACCCAATATTTGCTGATTAATCTTGATGAGCAGTTAAATGAAGCTGAAATAGAAGCTTTTGAAAAACTGTTAGAGAGAAGATTAAAGCATGAACCGATAGCGTATATTACAGGTGTTAAAGAATTTTACTCACGTAAATTTATCGTTAATAAACATGTGTTAATCCCCCGTGCGGATACGGAGTTGTTAGTTGATGTTGTATTTCAATGTCATTCCCGCGTAGGCGGGAATCCAGAAAAAAAGCGACTGGATTCTGTGGTCAAGCCATGGAATGACAATTTTCATATATTAGAACTCGGGGCAGGTAGCGGCTGCATTGCTATCAGCCTATTATGTGAACTACCAAACGCTAAGGCAGTAGCTACTGATATCAGTCTTGATGCAATAGAAGTTGCTAAAACTAATGCTTTAAGACATCATGTAACAAATCGTATCCAGATTATTCACAGTGATTGGTTTGAGAATATTGAGGGTCAGAAATTTGACTTTATTGTTAGCAACCCCCCATATATATCTATAGACGAAAAATCAGAGATGGCAATTGAAACAATCAATTATGAACCGTCTATTGCTTTATTTGCTGAAGAAGACGGACTGCAATCTTACCGTTTAATCGCCGAAAATGCCAAGCAATTCTTAAAACCAAACGGTAAGATTGTATTAGAAATAGGTTTTAAACAGGAAGAGGCGGTAACCCAAATTTTCTTAAGTAATGGTTATAATATTGAAAGCATTTATAAGGATCTACAAGGTCATAATAGGGTAATATTATTTTCTCCTATCAATCTCAATAGGTCATACGCAAGACGTATAGGAAAAAGCTTATCAGGGCTGCAACAAAATTTGTTAGATAACGAACTACCGAAATATTTATTTTCCAAAGAAAAACTTATTGATGAAAAACGTAAAATCTTTTTAGAGATAGGCTTTGGTATGGGTGAGCATTTCATTAACCAAGCTAAAATGAACCCTAACGCACTTTTTATAGGTGTAGAGGTATATTTAAACGGCGTTGCAAATGTTTTAAAGCTTGCTGCTGAGCAGAATATTACGAATTTTTTATTATTCCCTAATAATTTGGATTTAATATTAAACGATTTACCTAATAATAGCCTTGATGGAATCTATATTTTATTTCCCGATCCATGGATAAAAAATAAGCAAAAAAAGAAACGTATTTTCAATAAAGAACGACTTAAGATTTTACAAGACAAGCTAAAAAATAACGGTAGTTTAGTATTTGCTTCCGATATCGAAAATTATTTTTATGAAGCAATTGAGTTAATTGAGCAGAACGGTAATTTTGAAATTATGAATAAAAATAATTATTTAAAGCCGCATGATAATTATATAATTACCAAATATCATCAAAAAGCTATTAAGGAAAATAGAACTCCAAAGTTTATGATTTTGCAGCACGTTTCAGACGATCATTAATTGCAGCCCCGATATTTATCGATGGTATAGGAGCAACTGCTATACCGCTTACATCATGAGAGGCAGCATAATCGTCAAAAATTCTCAAATGAGCATAAAGATTTGCAGCAGCTTCTATAAGATCACCTTTAAGGCTTAGGTTTAATGAAAACTTTCCCGTAAGCTTGCTATCACCAAAATTTAACCCAATTTCTTTATCCTCTAAATTTGTAGCATTTAGTCTAACCGGTACTTTTGGTGAATAGTGTTTAGCAAGCATTCCAGGAGCTTTTACAGCGTCATTCACAAAGCTTGATACAAGCGAATTTTGTAGGACTCGTCTGTGCTCACGTACTAATGTACGCTGTGCAGACTCGCCCTTAAATTCATCTTGTCTGAAGCTTTGTGAATTTAGCTGTACGTCATTTGTTACTTTAAAAACTTTTACCCCAAGTACTTCTTCTAAAATTTCAGCAGTTATAAACCCTTCTCTTAATATAGTAAGATTAGTCGTTGTAGTATCAATTATCGTTGACTCTAGCCCATATTCAGATTGGTAGATTTCAGGAGCTAAGATAAAAATCTCTTCATTATCTGAAAAGTGTCTTGTAACATGCTCGTTATTTGTTGGACTAATATAGTTTGAAGGGTTGGCACTTGGTGCGGCAATAGGTACGCCTGATTGTCTGATAAGTTCTAATGCTAGCGGATAAGACGGTATCCGAATCGCTATTGTATTAAGCCCTGCCGTTACACTAGGAGCAATATTTGCATTCTCTTTTAAAGGCACAACTATAGATAATGGTCCAGGCCAAAATTTTTCTGCTATTTTTGTAGCTAAATCATTAAACTTTCCTATTTCGTTTGCTTGCTCTATGGAGGAGACATGCACGATAAGCGGATTGATAGCAGGGCGGTTTTTGAACTGAAAAATCTTTAAACATGCTTCATTGTTTGTAGCATCTGCTCCAATCCCATAAACTGTTTCAGTTGGAAAAACAACCACCTTACCGGATTTTATAAATTGAACTGCTTTGCTTATCATTATTTAGTTATTTTTGTTTTTCTATTTGTCATCCTAGCTAACTTGATCACGGGCCCCAGTCTTTTTTAATTTTTTTTCTGGATACCGTGGTCAAGCCACGGTATGACAGGTTTCAATCATAAGCGGTTAAACTTAGCTACTTTATCAAATAATTCACAGATATTCTGTAATAACGATAAACGATTCCCCACAATTTTTGGATCAGGATCATTAACGAGTACATTATCAAAAAAGCTAGTAATCGGAGCTAATAGAGATGATAATAAACTTAAAGCTTTCTTATAATCTTTATCAGCTATACTATCTATAATTTGCGACGAAATTTTTTGGATTACTTCAAATAATTCTTGTTCAGGCTGTGTACTAAAGAGACTCGCATCAACTAAGCCGGTAATTTTCTGACCATCAATTATATTGCTGGCTCGTTTGTAAGCATTTAATAATTGTTTGCCTGCGTTTTCTATTAAAAATTCTTTTAACGCATCAAGCTTAAATTTTGTATCCAATAAATTTAAATTAAGAACTGCATTAATTAACGCAATATCATAGTCATTTTTAAAGTAAAATTTTGCTCTTTCTTCAAAGAAAGACACTACTAAGTTCTTATTTTCATCAGATAAGTCTTTATATAAATTTATAGAAAAATTAATTAAATCATTTAAATTTAGCTCTAATTTATTCTCAATTATTATCTTAATTATACCAAGAGCTTGGCGTCTTAAGGCATATGGATCACCTGAGCCTGTTGGTGCTTCACCCGCTATCATTAGACCGGTTAAACTATCTAGCTTATCGGCTAACGCAAGCAGTGCAGCATTCCCGCTCGGTATATTATCATTAAGTCCTTGAGGTTTATAATGGTCTCTAATTGCAGCGGCTACTTCTTCGCCTAGTCCCTCATGTTTTGCATAATAATAGCCCATAATACCTTGTAAATCAGGAAACTCCCCAACCATTTCAGAAACGAGATCGCTTTTGCAAAGTTTAGCTGCCGTAATTAAATCTTTATTATTTGGAGCTATATGACCACAAATTTTAGCTACACGCTCAACTTTCTCTCTTAAGTTACCAAGCTTTGCATGAAATGTTACAGCTTCTAATTTACCTAATCTTGATTCTAAAGTTTTAGCTACATCTTGTTTATAAAAATATAAAGCATCTGAAAGACGTGCTGATAATACCTTTTCATTGCCTTTAATAACGAGCTTAGTATTTGCAAATCTGCCATTACTGACAAAGAGAAAATATTGTGCAAAATTTCCTTCTTTATCAAATAAACAAAAATATTTCTGATGTGTACGCATCGAAGAAATAAGTACTTCTTTAGGTAGCTCTAAGAATTTTTTTGAGATTTTTCCAAGTAATACAACAGGAAATTCACTAAGCCCTGCTACTTCTTCAATTAAACGATTATCTTCTTTTATGTTTAGATCATGAGAATTTGCAAGTTCCAATAAACCAGTTTTAATTATTTCTTCTCGCTTTGTTCTTTCTAAAATAACATGGTTTTCTAAAATCTTACTTTTATAATCTTCAAAATCTGTTATTTTCAGTTTTTTATTACAGTTCAGACGATGACCAAATGTAATATTATTAGACGTTAAATGACCAAATTGCAACGGTAGTACTTCGCCGTCAAATATACATAAAATATTACGCAGGGGTCTAACCCACTTTATATTATAGTCGCCCCAAAACATTGATTTTGCCCAGCTATATTTATTAATAGCCTCTATAATAATCTCCGGCAAAATCTCTTTTATTTCTCTTTCTTCTGTTTTTTTGACAAAGAAATAATATAGCTGATTATTAATTAATTTAGTAGAAAGCTCTAATTTACTAACGTTATGAGCTTTACAAAAGCCGTTAATAGCGGCTTCCGGAGCATCTAAGCTAGGTCCTTTAATTTCCGTTTCTTTCGGCAGCGTTACTTTCGGCAGGTAGGTAGCATGCAGCGTTATCCTGCGAGGTCCTACGAATAGTTGTACTTTTGCAAATATTTCGTTTTCTTCAAAAATCTTTGTAAATATATTGAAATAACCCTCTTCAGCATTTTTTTGCATTAATGCAGGTATTTCTTCACTAAATAGCTCTAATAATAACTCGCTCACTCGTTCATCTCCAACCATTTTGTACAACAAATTTTTGCTAAATAACGCACTCTTAAAACATAAGAGGCACGTTCAGTGACGCTAATTACCCCAAGTGCATTTAGTTGATTAAATGTATGACTTGCCTTAAGGCATTCATCATAAGCAGCTAACGGCACATCTCTGTCAACTAGTCTTTTGCATTCCTCTTCACTATCTTTGAAATGCTGCAGTAACATTTCACTATTCGCAAGTTCTAAATTATATTTTGAAAATTGTCTTTCAGCCTCAAAATCTACTTCACCGTATTTTAAAGCTTTTTCTCCTACCTGCCCATTCCAATCAAGTTCTTTTACTTCATCGACACCTTGAATATATAACGCAAGTCTCTCTAAGCCGTAAGTGATTTCACCGGCAACGGGACGGCATTCAATCCCGCCGATTTGCTGCATATAAGTAAATTGCGATACTTCCATACCGTTACACCATACTTCCCAGCCAAGCCCTGCAGCACCTAAGGTTGGCGATTCCCAATCATCTTCGACAAAACGAATATCATGTTTTTTTAAATCTATTCCTAAACATTCTAAACTTTTAAGATATAGCTCTTGAATATTATCCGGCGATGGCTTTAGGATAACCTGAAACTGATAATAATGCTGCATTCTGTTGGGGTGCATGCCATATCTGCTATCCCCTGGTCTTCTTGATGGCTGAACATATGCAACAGACCAAGGTTTTGAGCCAAGACATCTAAGCACGGTTGCAGGGTGAAACGTACCTGCTCCAACATGTGCATCGTAAGGCTGCAAAATTGCACAGCCGTAATCCTGCCAGTAATTTTGTAATGTCAGTATAATTTGCTGAAATGATAGTTTTTTCATAGGAAGTTATTAGTGAAGAAATTTTGATTAGTCAAAAGGATTAAATATTTTAATGTTAAACATATTATAATGTTTTGTATTTCTAGTAACTAATATCATATTATTTTGTTTTGCTTGTGCTGCTATTAAAGTATCAATTGCATTAGTACCGTCTATACTCATTAATTCACCCCATTCTTCACATATTTCTTTGTCAATATTAAGAATTCTCTCATTATAGTCTATTATTATTTTTTCTAACCATTTCTCTAATTGTAGACTTGCTCTTTTATTGTTCTTTACTAATTTTGATATTCCCTTTCTTATTTCACCTATGGTTATACAACTTAAGTGCAGCTGGCTAGCATGAACAATTGAAAACCATGCTGCTACTTGAGAATTAGGATTTTTCTTTTTGATTTCAGATACAACATTAGTATCTACTAAATATTTCATAGCTCAAAATCTCTTGCTTTTCCTTGCACTCTCTCAATAACCAAATTATCTATCTTAGGCATGCTCAATAAATGTTCTTTAAAATCAGGTTTTTTTTTAGTAAGTTGTTTATAGTCTTTTATACTCATAATTACAACTGCGTCTTCGCCTCTTTTTGTAATACATTGAGGAGTGCCAT of Rickettsia tillamookensis contains these proteins:
- a CDS encoding type II toxin-antitoxin system VapC family toxin yields the protein MKYLVDTNVVSEIKKKNPNSQVAAWFSIVHASQLHLSCITIGEIRKGISKLVKNNKRASLQLEKWLEKIIIDYNERILNIDKEICEEWGELMSIDGTNAIDTLIAAQAKQNNMILVTRNTKHYNMFNIKIFNPFD
- a CDS encoding type II toxin-antitoxin system Phd/YefM family antitoxin; translation: MNKWQLHEAKNKLSNIIDIAMHGTPQCITKRGEDAVVIMSIKDYKQLTKKKPDFKEHLLSMPKIDNLVIERVQGKARDFEL